The Colletotrichum higginsianum IMI 349063 chromosome 2, whole genome shotgun sequence genome has a segment encoding these proteins:
- a CDS encoding Bacilysin biosynthesis oxidoreductase bacC yields the protein MSIDYTSKTVLITGGASGLGLSLTTHFLAANATVLALDISADALAELPSKVPDAHHTRLHPVHADVSSPESVAAAILSWVDGGAGDDAGQKRRLDVLVNNAGISDKMEPVADCDLDVWNRQILINTTGPFITSQVAIRQFLKQEPVNGQRGVILNVISAGGLHGGRAGVAYTVSKHGTVGLTKSTAAFYGPRGIRCLAILPGPMMTNMVNEGHAARYHPEGLAMVLGDPARKGWNFGWSPLDQVSKTVLCLCADGIHTINGALVPTDMGWTSI from the exons ATGTCCATCGATTACACCTCAAAGACAGTTCTAATCACCGGCGGCGCGTCGGGCCTCGGCCTTTCCCTGACGACCCAtttcctcgccgccaacgccactGTTCTCGCCCTTGACAtctccgccgacgccctcgccgagctcccTTCCAAGGTCCCCGACGCCCACCACACCCGTCTGCACCCGGTCCACGCCGACGTCTCCTCCCCGGagtccgtcgccgccgccataTTGTCCtgggtcgacggcggggcGGGTGACGACGCGGGCCAGAAGAGACGactcgacgtcctcgtcaacaatGCCGGCATCTCGGACAAGATGGAACCCGTCGCCGACTGCGACCTCGACGTCTGGAACCGCCAGATCCTCATCAATACCACGGGGCCCTTCATCACCTCCCAAGTCGCTATTCGCCAGTTCCTCAAGCAGGAGCCTGTCAACGGCCAGAGGGGCGTCATCTTGAACGTCATTAGTGCCGGCGGCCTCCACGGCGGGAGAGCGG GCGTGGCTTACACGGTCTCCAAACACGGCACCGTTGGCCTGACCAAGAGCACGGCGGCCTTTTACGGCCCTCGGGGTATCCGCTGCCTGGCCATTTTACCCGGTCCAATGATGACCAACATGGTGAACGAGGGCCACGCTGCCCGGTATCATCCAGAGGGTTTAGCCATGG TTCTTGGCGACCCGGCACGAAAAGGCTGGAATTTTGGATGGTCACCTTTGGATCAGGTCTCAAAGACTGTGTTATGCTTGTGTGCTGATGGTATTCACACTATCAATGGCGCACTAGTACCGACAGACATGGGATGGACCTCTATCTGA
- a CDS encoding FAD binding domain protein: MSSIRALRLQPALRPSALRPAHRTARRTYAVKEPARDTPAYHGGDQPPPAGSNEKAPTKSDQVRNKGTLYSIVGVAVTVGAFFAFLTGSPDRAAGVIENSTRGKGESSAFVGYGSKPSSERHLEETTGRDPLRQSGLAGLKSEQTDPNQPSTRN, from the exons ATGTCATCCATCAGAGCCCTTCGTTTGCAACCGGCACTCCGTCCCTCCGCACTCCGTCCCGCGCACCGCACCGCCCGCCGAACATACGCCGTAAAAGAACCCGCCCGCGACACGCCGGCCTACCATGGCGGCGACCAACCACCGCCTGCCGGCTCAAACGAGAAAGCCCCAACAAAATCTGACCAAGTGAGAAACAA AGGAACGCTCTATTCCATCGTGGGCGTCGCTGTGACGGTTGGCGCCTTTTTCGCCTTCCTCACCGGCTCTCCCGACCGCGCCGCCGGTGTAATCGAGAACAGTACCCGCGGCAAGGGAGAAAGCTCGGCGTTTGTTGGCTACGGGTCCAAGCCGTCGAGCGAGCGGCACTTGGAGGAGACGACGGGCCGGGACCCGCTGCGGCAGAGCGGCTTGGCGGGGCTGAAGAGCGAGCAGACGGATCCGAACCAGCCTTCGACGAGGAACTGA
- a CDS encoding FAD binding domain protein — protein MASNESNKLRIIVVGGGIAGLAAAAVLRQRHEVLVYERDPASAPERGAGLGIGPNGSRMLKKAFHFRPEHVKATVCAGSRTYDKEGNLVREMTGVTEPFGGEWLLMHRTDLRNELLRLATGDAAKLGISGPPATVVNGVEVTGIDVEEGMVRLDNGDEVFADVIVGADGIHSLVRQAIVGEPSHFLSTGVSLYRFTFPLTRAREILKGYPAAIDPSNGGFFNVMTADDDTNRNIIFYSCRDLATLNVVARVPDSMLSIESMTSWNAEANPEEMLDHFFDFAPWILDIMKHVEDVHLYKVKDTAPLPTYTRGRALVVGDAAHPMTPFQGQGATQAIEDAEGLRLLLHDGVDSENVDNVDRALRTWDSVRRPRAAQVQQNSRHVTDMSAQAQLDRMRLNWTYGGIHAALRNR, from the exons aTGGCCAGCAACGAAAGCAACAAGCTccgcatcatcgtcgtcggcggcggcattgcaggcctcgccgccgccgccgtactCCGCCAGCGGCACGAGGTGCTCGTGTACGAGCGCGATCCCGCCTCGGCGCCTGAGCGCGGCGCgggcctcggcatcggccccAACGGCAGCAGGATGCTCAAGAAGGCGTTCCACTTCCGCCCGGAGCACGTGAAAGCCACGGTGTGCGCAGGGTCCAGGACGTATGACAAGGAGGGCAATCTGGTGCGGGAGATGACGGGCGTGACGGAGCCGTTCGGTGGCGAGTGGCTTCTGATGCACCGGACGGACCTGCGGAACGAGTTGCTGAGGCTCGCGACGGGGGACGCGGCGAAGCTGGGGATTTCcgggccgccggcgacggtagtgaacggcgtcgaggtaACGGGGATCGACGTTGAGGAGGGGATGGTGAGGTTGGACAACGGGGACGAGGTTTTCGCGGACGTCATCGTCG GAGCTGACGGCATCCACTCCCTCGTCCGGCAGGCCATTGTGGGCGAGCCCTCTCACTTTCTCTCGACTGGCGTCTCGCTCTACCGGTTCACGTTCCCGCTCACCAGAGCTCGTGAGATTCTCAAGGGGTACCCGGCGGCGATAGACCCGTCAAACGGCGGCTTCTTCAACGTGATGACGGCGGACGACGATACGAACCGCAACATCATCTTCTACTCCTGCCGGGACCTCGCCACGCTCAACGTCGTCGCGCGGGTGCCGGACTCGATGCTGTCGATCGAGAGCATGACATCCTGGAACGCGGAGGCGAACCCGGAGGAGATGCTCGACCACTTTTTCGACTTTGCACCGTGGATCCTGGACATAATGAA ACACGTCGAAGACGTCCACCTCTACAAGGTCAAGGATACGGCTCCGCTGCCGACGTACACGCGCGGGCGCGCCCTGGTggtcggcgacgcggcgcaCCCGATGACGCCGTTCCAGGGCCAGGGCGCGACGCAGGCgatcgaggacgccgagggctTGCGGCTGCTCCtccacgacggcgtcgacagcGAAAACGTCGACAACGTCGACCGCGCGCTGCGGACGTGGGACTCGgtgcggcggccgcgggcggcgcagGTGCAGCAGAACTCGCGGCACGTCACCGACATGTCGGCGCAGGCGCAGCTGGACCGGATGAGGCTGAACTGGACGTACGGAGGGATCCACGCGGCGTTGCGGAACCGGTGA
- a CDS encoding NmrA-like family protein: MSRTILVCGATGKQGGAVINRLIEQNADFQILAVTRDANSRSAQQLLKKSPNIRLVQGNLADPSALLKTAAEVAGSPIWGVFSVQVAMGFGQGAGGELAQGKALIDASLKADVRFFVYTSVDRHGADNPTKVPHFIHKHQIEQHLFSKTKGTDMEWVVLRPVAFMENLTDDFMGKVFTTSWKMAVKEKPLQLVAVSDVGYFGAEAFLHPEKYRGRGISLAGDELTIEQFAAVFHKHTGKELPGTYRILCWLIMSMVKDFGWMFKWFYDVGYAADIQELRREYPGLKDFETWLRTESNFAK; the protein is encoded by the exons ATGTCTCGTACTATATTGGTCTGCGGCGCAACGGGGAAACAAGGCGGAGCCGTCATCAACCGCCTCATCGAACAGAATGCCGACTTCCAGATCCTTGCAGTCACGCGGGACGCAAACTCCAGGTCTGCGCAGCAGCTCTTGAAGAAGTCGCCCAACATCCGACTAGTTCAGGGCAACCTGGCCGATCCGAGTGCGCTCCTGAAGACCGCCGCGGAAGTAGCCGGGTCCCCAATCTGGGGCGTCTTCAGCGTTCAG GTCGCCATGGGCTTCGGGCAgggcgcaggcggcgagCTGGCTCAAGGCAAAGCTCTCATCGACGCATCTCTCAAGGCCGACGTCAGATTCTTTGTCTACACCTCTGTCGATAGACACGGCGCGGACAACCCCACCAAGGTCCCCCATTTCATCCACAAGCACCAGATCGAACAGCATCTCTTCAGCAAGACCAAGGGCACCGATATGGAATGGGTCGTGCTCAGGCCGGTCGCCTTCATGGAGAACCTCACGGACGACTTCATGGGGAAGGTCTTCACCACGTCGTGGAAGATGGCCGTCAAAGAGAAGCCGCTGCAGCTCGTCGCGGTCAGCGACGTTGGCTACTTTGGCGCCGAGGCGTTTCTGCACCCCGAGAAGTACCGGGGCCGTGGGATCTCGCTCGCCGGGGACGAGTTGACCATCGAGCAGTTCGCCGCGGTGTTTCATAAGCATACCGGCAAGGAGTTGCCTGGCACTTACAGGATCCTCTGCTGGCTAATCATGTCGATGGTCAAGGACTTTGGGTGGATGTTCAAGTGGTTCTACGATGTGGGGTATGCCGCCGACATCCAAGAGCTGAGGAGGGAGTATCCCGGGTTGAAGGATTTCGAAACCTGGCTGCGGACGGAAAGTAATTTTGCAAAGTGA
- a CDS encoding F-box domain-containing protein, whose amino-acid sequence MSERQSCRAMERALAIPELLEAVLVQVDMRTLLVSASRVSRAWKALLDESPALQQALFFKPVSDVCTAAIHGLEDTHFPDVPNGPALPTHRDARLINPLLAEKFDKCFFDFGPTYSCHRRANSFYELPWSTYPKPVQTVQENWGGWTQVRPPELDEASTRILAESRRRFTRHGASWRRMLVSQPPPSSLGYMCFDIRSLAAEDQRVSSSLIQPGVLTPNTGLRMGELYDVVQHGAGHHGRHSFWFRVLWGRPTGQFAFTHVRDTFERLMARTSVVVEFMHADDYSLPNHPKDPADVGVFDAAFRCEESREVRIETEETGAEDAEFPDFHPAYVIWHWALTDSERAA is encoded by the coding sequence ATGTCTGAACGCCAATCCTGCCGCGCCATGGAGAGGGCTCTCGCCATCCCGGAGCTCCTGGAGGCCGTCTTGGTCCAAGTCGACATGAGGACGCTACTGGTCTCGGCGTCCCGTGTGAGCAGGGCGTGGAAGGCGTTACTGGACGAGTCTCCGGCTCTTCAACAagccctcttcttcaagccTGTGTCTGATGTGTGTACTGCAGCAATCCACGGGCTCGAAGATACCCATTTCCCGGACGTCCCAAATGGACCCGCCTTGCCAACTCACAGAGACGCCCGGCTCATCAACCCTCTTCTCGCAGAGAAATTTGACAAGTGCTTCTTCGACTTCGGTCCCACGTACTCGTGTCACCGGCGTGCAAACTCCTTCTACGAACTCCCCTGGTCAACGTACCCAAAACCGGTCCAGACAGTCCAGGAGAACTGGGGCGGCTGGACCCAAGTCAGACCGCCTGAGCTCGATGAGGCGTCGACACGGATTCTTGCGGAATCCCGAAGACGATTTACCCGTCACGGCGCAAGCTGGCGGCGGATGCTCGTCTCacagccgccgccttcgtcacTGGGATACATGTGCTTCGACATCCGAAGCCTCGCGGCGGAAGACCAACGTGTTTCCAGCTCCTTGATCCAGCCAGGTGTTTTGACGCCGAACACGGGTCTCCGGATGGGAGAGCTGTATGACGTCGTCCAGCACGGCGCCGGGCACCACGGGCGTCACTCGTTCTGGTTCAGGGTCCTCTGGGGCCGGCCGACCGGGCAGTTTGCGTTCACGCACGTACGGGACACGTTTGAGCGGCTGATGGCGCGGACGAGCGTTGTCGTGGAGTTTATGCACGCTGACGACTATTCTCTCCCGAACCACCCAAAGGATCCGGCGGACGTCGGTGTGTTTGATGCGGCCTTCCGGTGTGAGGAAAGTCGCGAGGTAAGGATTGAGACCGAGGAAACGGGGGCGGAGGACGCCGAGTTCCCTGACTTCCACCCGGCGTATGTGATATGGCACTGGGCTTTGACGGATAGCGAGAGGGCGGCTTAA
- a CDS encoding Histone-lysine N-methyltransferase, H3 lysine-79 specific, whose translation MPILGGKNKFNTKPAAIRVEKVQVAAPKPRPKLVHARSSTSSAKASPRASPKPNGKSLLSRKQSASPYPSSSDEKRSERKRKVGSAGPSQPKFDNDSDDDDNYDAFINLEPRKRQRTKDGQFVDTQRVLTRASAFRDNARPLSRLIHAVDISNLKKCPKAKRLLGATADDDVRVRLQYPSNYGAEDYELISEKGIINAVEDIKTVVRFVAHVYLTEEQATEFTEPTNGLIRRLERASNINDFHGFVAALQDANKKIRALAADGTIRKNLDNIHGIPRDLVEFILTQVYDRTVSPEVEKLKQYKNGTDNVYGELTYKFISEILQERTRMTSDQVFVDLGSGVGNVVFQAALEIGCESWGCEMMENPCDFAEAQEKEFGARCKMWGLLPGRVNLERGDFTKSTRIHDAMKRADVILVNNQAFTPQLNAELVNMFLDLKQGCKIVSLKSFVNDQGTRNANDIASNILEVEHLTYPDGGYVSWTNAGGNFCISTKK comes from the exons atgccaATCCTCGGCGGGAAGAACAAGTTCAATACCAAgcccgccgccatccgcgTCGAGAAAGTTCAGGTCGCCGCTCCGAAGCCGCGCCCCAAGCTCGTCCATGCGAGGTCCTCCACCTCATCCGCAAAGGCCTCGCCGCGCGCCTCGCCCAAGCCCAACGGCAAGTCGCTTCTCTCCCGCAAACAGAGCGCCTCGCCCTACCCTTCGTCCTCGGACGAGAAGCGCAGCGAGCGCAAGCGCAAGGTCGGCAGCGCTGGGCCGTCCCAGCCCAAGTTCGACAAtgactcggacgacgacgacaactacgacgccttcatcaacctcgagcccCGCAAGCGACAGCGCACCAAGGACGGCCAGTTCGTCGACACCCAGCGCGTGCTGACCCGCGCGAGCGCCTTCCGGGACAATGCGCGTCCCCTCAGCCGGCTGATccacgccgtcgacatcAGCAATCTCAAAAAGTGCCCCAAGGCGAAACGCCTGCTCGGCGCCacagccgacgacgatgtgaGGGTGAGGCTGCAATACCCGAGCAACTACGGGGCGGAAGA CTATGAACTTATATCCGAGAAGGGTATCATCAACGCGGTGGAAGACATCAAAACGGTGGTCAGATTCGTCGCCCATGTCTACCTCACAGAAGAACAGGCCACCGAGTTCACGGAGCCAACCAACGGCCTGATAAGGCGGCTCGAGAGGGCATCGAATATCAACGATTTCCacggcttcgtcgccgcgTTGCAAGACGCGAACAAGAAGATCCgcgctctcgccgccgacggcacgATACGCAAGAACCTGGACAATATACACGGCATACCGCGAGACCTGGTCGAGTTCATTCTCACCCAGGTGTACGACCGCACCGTGTCGCCCGAAGTGGAGAAGCTCAAGCAGTACAAGAACGGCACCGACAATGTCTACGGCGAGTTAACATACAAGTTCATCTCCGAGATCCTCCAAGAGAGGACGCGCATGACGTCGGACCAAGTCTTTGTCGACCTCGGGTCCGGCGTGGGGAACGTCGTCTTCCAGGCCGCGCTCGAGATCGGTTGCGAGAGCTGGGGCTGCGAAATGATGGAGAACCCATGCGACTTCGCCGAGGCGCAGGAGAAGGAGTTCGGCGCCCGCTGTAAGATGTGGGGCCTGCTGCCCGGCCGGGTCAACCTCGAGCGAGGCGACTTCACCAAGAGCACCCGCATACACGATGCCATGAAGCGTGCCgacgtcatcctcgtcaacaacCAAGCCTTCACGCCCCAGCTcaacgccgagctcgtcaacATGTTCCTCGACCTCAAGCAGGGCTGCAAGATCGTCTCTCTCAAGTCATTCGTCAACGACCAAGGCACGCGAAACGCCAACGATATTGCAAGCAACATCCTGGAAGTCGAACACCTGACGTACCCGGACGGTGGGTACGTCAGCTGGACCAATGCCGGCGGTAACTTCTGCATCTCGACGAAGAAGTAA